A genome region from Brooklawnia propionicigenes includes the following:
- a CDS encoding HAD family hydrolase: MPMLFVDLDNTISDRASSFRRWAHTYLTDRFGRADEQLISAMVVADGDGLRHKPEVAADLARLLDLTPAEQAEIIVVLRAGTLDELQPTPGIIESLDAARAAGFEPFIVTNGRPSQQEGKIAKLGLADHVAGMVVSEAVGVAKPDPEIFRIAARQAGGSLDDGWMVGDSAEADIRGAVASGLRSVWLRRGREYPTGMPDPTHVADSFVEAVGLVLSDGASAL, encoded by the coding sequence ATGCCGATGCTGTTCGTCGATCTCGACAATACGATCTCTGACCGAGCGTCCTCTTTCCGCCGCTGGGCTCACACATATCTGACCGATCGCTTTGGGAGAGCTGATGAACAGTTGATCTCGGCGATGGTGGTCGCCGACGGCGACGGGCTCCGCCACAAGCCCGAGGTGGCCGCAGACCTCGCTCGGCTACTTGATCTGACGCCGGCCGAGCAGGCGGAGATCATCGTGGTGCTGAGGGCCGGCACACTGGACGAGCTGCAGCCGACGCCGGGCATCATCGAATCCCTGGACGCGGCCCGGGCCGCCGGATTCGAGCCGTTCATCGTGACGAACGGGCGCCCGTCGCAGCAGGAGGGCAAGATCGCCAAGCTCGGTTTGGCCGATCATGTGGCCGGCATGGTGGTCAGCGAGGCTGTTGGGGTGGCCAAGCCCGATCCGGAGATCTTCCGCATCGCTGCTCGTCAGGCCGGCGGCAGCCTTGATGACGGATGGATGGTGGGGGATTCGGCCGAGGCCGACATCCGCGGCGCCGTGGCGTCCGGATTGAGATCGGTCTGGTTGCGCAGGGGACGTGAGTACCCGACCGGCATGCCGGACCCTACCCATGTCGCTGATT